The Spartinivicinus poritis region AAGTATGATTAATCATAGTGACGCATATCGATCGTAATGATCAAAGTGGTCAATAGTAATAATGTAATGAGATAACGAGATGACAATGAAATTTAAAATGCTTGCCGCTGGCATTCTGCTAGCTTCCACTTCTGTAGTTGCTATTGCAGAATCTAAAGCTGTCGAGCTGAAGGATGAAAAACAAAAATTAAGCTATGGCCTAGGGGTTATCTTGGGTGAAAGACTTAAAGCTGATTTTGATTCAGTCGATGTCAAAGCCTTAGCGAAAGGCGTTGAAGACTCTATTCAAGGTAAAGAGCCTGCTATTCCTCAAAAAGAGTTGATGGCACTGATTCAAAAAGCCCAGCAAGAAAAAGCTCAGGCAGCTCAAAAAGAATATGCAGCTAAAGCTGAAACCAACCGCAAACGCGGTGATGATTTCTTAAAAGAAAATGCAAAAAAAGATGGCGTAAAATCCACTGAATCCGGGCTGCAATATAAAGTATTAACGGCTGGTAAAGGTGAAAAACCTAAAGCAGAAAGCACAGTGGTTGTTCACTACGAGGGGCGTACTCTGGACGGCAGCATCTTTGATAGCTCTTATGAGCGCAAAGAGCCAGCAAGCTTTGGAGTTAAACAAGTTATTCCTGGCTGGACCGAAGCATTGCAACTAATGGGGAAAGGATCCAAGTGGGAACTTTATATTCCCTCAAAACTAGCTTATGGGCCAGGTGGTTTCCCTCCTAAGATTGGTCCAAATGAGTTGTTAGTATTCAAAGTTGAGCTGGTAGATATTAAGAAATAACTGATATTCAGATAAAAACTGCCACTTGATAATGAGTAAAAGTGGTGGTTTTTATGACAACCTGCTTATTTTTTTAACAAATAAGCATAACCATTTGATCCTAACGCATAATAGGTTCCCATTTTTTCTCCAAATGCAACAGACTGCATAGCCACCCCCGTTGGTAGCCACCAACTTCTTTTCGATACAGTCCAGCGCTTTAGAATTTTTTTATCCTTAACTTGGTAAAGCTTAATTTCACGATTATTCGAACCAGTTAATAATTGAGACGAGTCTACAGAAAATCTAGCACTGGTATAGGTATCACCACGCTGCATCCAGTGTACATACTCATTTAGCTCATGAACTAATTTACCAGATCCAGTTTCTCTGATTTGTGCTAAGCCACTTTGGGCACTGATAAAAGCATAAAAACCATCAGGTGATAACTCTACCGTCGTAATTTTATTTCCTAAATCCCAACTATGGAGCATTTCACCAGTATTTAAATTCCATAATTTAGCCGTAAAATCATCAGAACCTGTTATTCCTAAATCACCGCCAGCTGAAATAGCAACATCATTCACTCTATCTTCATGTTCAACCGTACGAACTATTCCACCTTGCTTGATATTAAAAACAATGGCTCGTGTATCACTACTAATTCCCAAGAAGGCTAGGCCACCATCTTGTGTTAAGCTCAGACTGGAGACTTCTCCAGGTGCTTGCCAATAAGCCAAGGATTTTCCCGTTGCCAAGTCCCATAGAACAATAGTTCGCAAATCATCTACCGTTGCGGCAACTAAATTATTTCCAGCAACATCGACTGAAACCAAGTTACTTAGCTGTTCTTTGGCATGATTCCAGTCATAAAGACGCTCTGATTTCGGTAATTCCCAACAGCTTCCACCATGGTATATAGAGCCAATGACAGCATAATTGCCATCAGAAGACAGCGCCGAACTATAGTAACCCTGTAATGCCAGCTCCCAAAGCTTATCTTCGTCAGAACCTGTGCAGCCAGTCAACAACAACACCCAGACAATAATAATAGGAAGCTCTTTTAGCTTATAAGCAGTTAACTTCTGTTGTATGCGGCTCCATGCCTGACAGTAGAGCATGATAATTTTGATTTATAATCTGTTAGCAACGGGTTAAAGGTGCCCTTAAGTGTAGTATATCCTTTGGGAAGATCTGATAAGGAGAGGTGCTTTGTTTTCAATCTATTTCATCACCACTTACCTGACGAAAGGCTATGGCTTTTAATAGGTGACAATGTTCGGGTGTATCAGCCTCAGAGTGACAATCACTCATCAGCCCTTCAAGAGCTTGTTTAATTTGTAGTAAGTCTGCTACACGCTTTTCAATATCAATTATCTTTTCTTTTGCAACTGCATGAATTTGCTGGTGTTGATTAGCTAAACCTGGAGTATGGCTCAAATTAAGCAATTCTTTTATTTCTTTTAATGAGAATCCAAGTTTTTTTGAGCGTATAACAAACTGTAGACGGTTAGTATCTGCTTCGGAATAAATACGATACCCCGAAGCTCTACGATGAGGGGATGGTAATAAGCCTTGCTTCTCGTAATAACGAATAGTATCAACTGTTACATTACAGTTTTTTGCCAATTGACCAATGGTAAAGCCCCGTTCCATAGCACGACTCCAAGCCCGAAAATTTCACCAATTGTCATGATTTTACCACTACACTGGCAACTATCCGACCAAATATAAGCCTGATGCTATAAGCTAATCCAACTAAAGCGAGTTGCTTTGAAGACTAAACCACTAACTCCTTATGAGCATTATGTAAAACTTCTATCAGTTGATCTTCCAGAGTAAACCTTTCTTCAAGTACTTGGCCTACCACTGAAAGTTGGGAAGGAAATTGATCAATTAGGTCATTACAATGAGCAGCTGTATCAAATTTATCATTGAAATTTAAAAGCATTTCAGTAGTAGCCTGAATTTTCGGATAAATTTTCCCTGCCAGTTCCAGCCCCCCATCATTGAACTCTTTACCTTCTTTTAATAACTGCTCATACACTTCAAAGTGACCAGCGGATATATAGTCTACTAAAATCTGGCAAAATGCTTGGATTTTTTCCGGTAGAACCTCACTTTCAACTTCACTGTCAAAAGCATTCAAACCACTGAGCTTACAATAAATTACTAGTAACTCTTGTCTTTCATTTAACCAGCGATCGATTATTTCAGACACTCCTCCCCAGCGCTCTTTGGCAGTTTTACAACTCTCAAGCATCTTCTGTTACCCCACTATTTGTTGCTGTCTTGCTCTCACTTTCTTGGTTGCCAGTTTTCTTAATGTTGGCAAATACCGCATGCCATTGGTACTTAGCAGACTGCGTCCTCAGCCACTAAACACACTCCTGGCAGCACTAGCTTTATTCTTCAGCACTATAAGCCTGCTTCTCCATCTAAGCAGAGTTGGCTTATATTCGCTAGATTAGGCTAGAGCGATTTTTGCAGCAAGTAAAATAATTGATTGATAACTGACAAATTTGCTTGACAAAATCGTATTAAAAAAGCGTCTTGTAACTCAAAAAAACAAGGGGTAGGATAAACCGTTTAAACAACCAAAACAGTATTTAACTGAAGATAGTTTAATTGAAGAAAGCTTAACTAAAGATAGTTCGTGGCCTTCTTTGTCTGAAAACCTCAACCAAAGAAAATACTGCAAAGCAGATAAAGGCAACTAAAGTCCAGCCAGGAATACTTAATCCCAAGAACTCCCAAACTACTTTTGCACAGTCACCTGTGCCCGTTAGCATATGCCCTAGCACTTCAGTAAAGGGCAGTACATCCATCATATACTCAACACTAGGCATACACTCTGGTACTTGATCTGCAGGTAAGCTCTGCAGCCACAACTGCCTGGATGCTAAAGCAACACCAAAGCCAGAAAAGAGTAAGGCAATACCTCCATAGATACGATAGCCCTTATTTTCTGGTCCATGTAGTACAGCAATAAGACAGACTAAAGCAATTGCCATAAAAACGATTCGCTGCATAATGCACATTGGACAAGGCTCCATGCCAAGACCATGCTGCATATACAAAGCCCCTCCAAGTAGCGCCAAACAAACAGCTAAAGCAAGCAAAAATAAGAGTCTGGACTTAGGTAGTGTCATAGATAATTGCTCCCGCCTTAAGACACCTAATGGTTAAAATAGAGCTACACTAGTGTAGAGAAATACGATATGCAAGGGCCACATTTCTTGTTGTAGAGCGCCACTAACACATTAAGTTCACTTATTGCATAACCAAGGTGGGTTCATGCTTAAAAAAGCGCTTTTCTTTATCAATTTTTTGTTTATAAGCCTATGTTTAATAAGCTACCATAGTACTGCTGAAGAGGGTGATGAGAAAGGTGCTGTAGAATACATTGAACTTAAGCCCTCATTTGTAGTGAACTATGGTGAGATAAAAAGCCGACTGAAATATTTAAAAGCAGATATATCCGTTCGAGTGTATGGTAAAGATGCCGTTGCTAAGGTTGAGCAGCACATGCCTCTACTGCGAGATGGCTTGGTATTACTGTTTAGCCGCCAGCTTGATAAGAATATAAGTAATGCTGAAGGGAAAGAAAGCTTACGCCAAGAAGCACTAAAAATTATCCAAGATCGTCTCAAAGAGGAAGAAGGCAGACCTATTGTTGATGACTTATTGTTTACATCATTTGTAGTACAGCGCTAATCTCAAGACCATCTACTATCTTGCTATACATTTATTTTATCTACATAGTTAGACTACTAAGCAGCAGAGATACTTAGCTCATATTGATGCAAACCATCATCAAACCCTGCCTGCCATGCAGCAGCCAGCCTTTTATGCTGGTAGGGAGGAAGGTTAAAAATCGTCCGAATACCTGCCTGGTAGCCTTGCTGGTAAGCATTCGTTAAATCATCCAGCGA contains the following coding sequences:
- a CDS encoding FKBP-type peptidyl-prolyl cis-trans isomerase, with the protein product MKFKMLAAGILLASTSVVAIAESKAVELKDEKQKLSYGLGVILGERLKADFDSVDVKALAKGVEDSIQGKEPAIPQKELMALIQKAQQEKAQAAQKEYAAKAETNRKRGDDFLKENAKKDGVKSTESGLQYKVLTAGKGEKPKAESTVVVHYEGRTLDGSIFDSSYERKEPASFGVKQVIPGWTEALQLMGKGSKWELYIPSKLAYGPGGFPPKIGPNELLVFKVELVDIKK
- a CDS encoding WD40 repeat domain-containing protein, whose product is MLYCQAWSRIQQKLTAYKLKELPIIIVWVLLLTGCTGSDEDKLWELALQGYYSSALSSDGNYAVIGSIYHGGSCWELPKSERLYDWNHAKEQLSNLVSVDVAGNNLVAATVDDLRTIVLWDLATGKSLAYWQAPGEVSSLSLTQDGGLAFLGISSDTRAIVFNIKQGGIVRTVEHEDRVNDVAISAGGDLGITGSDDFTAKLWNLNTGEMLHSWDLGNKITTVELSPDGFYAFISAQSGLAQIRETGSGKLVHELNEYVHWMQRGDTYTSARFSVDSSQLLTGSNNREIKLYQVKDKKILKRWTVSKRSWWLPTGVAMQSVAFGEKMGTYYALGSNGYAYLLKK
- a CDS encoding heavy metal-responsive transcriptional regulator; this encodes MERGFTIGQLAKNCNVTVDTIRYYEKQGLLPSPHRRASGYRIYSEADTNRLQFVIRSKKLGFSLKEIKELLNLSHTPGLANQHQQIHAVAKEKIIDIEKRVADLLQIKQALEGLMSDCHSEADTPEHCHLLKAIAFRQVSGDEID
- the rsd gene encoding sigma D regulator, encoding MLESCKTAKERWGGVSEIIDRWLNERQELLVIYCKLSGLNAFDSEVESEVLPEKIQAFCQILVDYISAGHFEVYEQLLKEGKEFNDGGLELAGKIYPKIQATTEMLLNFNDKFDTAAHCNDLIDQFPSQLSVVGQVLEERFTLEDQLIEVLHNAHKELVV
- a CDS encoding disulfide bond formation protein B, which translates into the protein MTLPKSRLLFLLALAVCLALLGGALYMQHGLGMEPCPMCIMQRIVFMAIALVCLIAVLHGPENKGYRIYGGIALLFSGFGVALASRQLWLQSLPADQVPECMPSVEYMMDVLPFTEVLGHMLTGTGDCAKVVWEFLGLSIPGWTLVAFICFAVFSLVEVFRQRRPRTIFS
- a CDS encoding flagellar basal body-associated FliL family protein; amino-acid sequence: MLKKALFFINFLFISLCLISYHSTAEEGDEKGAVEYIELKPSFVVNYGEIKSRLKYLKADISVRVYGKDAVAKVEQHMPLLRDGLVLLFSRQLDKNISNAEGKESLRQEALKIIQDRLKEEEGRPIVDDLLFTSFVVQR
- a CDS encoding ribosome modulation factor translates to MTKKEAPDQPDTSEMGECSLDDLTNAYQQGYQAGIRTIFNLPPYQHKRLAAAWQAGFDDGLHQYELSISAA